One genomic region from Capra hircus breed San Clemente chromosome 18, ASM170441v1, whole genome shotgun sequence encodes:
- the SPACA4 gene encoding sperm acrosome membrane-associated protein 4, whose product MVLGWLLLLVMVLAPGTTGVKDCVFCELTDSTSCPGTSMRCGDDEDCFTGHGVAPGIGPILNKGCVHATSCGHEEPINYMGVTYSLTTNCCNGHMCNGAPDPTRGRLAGAAASLALGELLLLRHVP is encoded by the coding sequence ATGGTCCTCGGCTGGCTGCTGCTTCTGGTGATGGTTCTGGCCCCCGGCACGACGGGCGTCAAGGACTGTGTCTTCTGTGAGCTGACCGACTCCACGAGCTGTCCGGGCACGAGCATGCGCTGTGGCGACGACGAGGACTGCTTCACGGGCCACGGGGTGGCCCCTGGCATCGGCCCCATCCTCAATAAAGGCTGCGTGCACGCCACCTCGTGCGGCCACGAGGAGCCCATCAACTACATGGGCGTCACCTACAGCCTCACCACCAACTGCTGCAATGGCCACATGTGTAACGGGGCCCCTGACCCCACGCGCGGCCGGTTGGCGGGGGCCGCTGCCAGCCTGGCGCTgggtgagctgctgctgctccgaCACGTGCCGTGA